A region of Verrucomicrobiia bacterium DNA encodes the following proteins:
- a CDS encoding SRPBCC family protein, with product METIEKSIEVEAPVRQVYNQWTQFEEFPHFMEGVEEVRQLDDKHLHWVAKVAGRVKEWDAEILEQIPDDRIAWRSTSGAPNSGVVHFRPADQNRTVVTLRLSYEPEGAMENIGSAMGVLSGRVEADLRKFKDFIQHRGTETGSWRGEIRHGDLRGSASLDAAGTSDTSRPPGSTSRGPETSFPG from the coding sequence ATGGAAACTATCGAAAAATCAATTGAGGTGGAGGCGCCCGTACGACAGGTCTACAATCAGTGGACGCAATTTGAAGAATTCCCGCACTTCATGGAAGGCGTGGAGGAAGTGCGTCAGTTGGACGACAAGCACCTGCACTGGGTGGCGAAGGTTGCGGGCCGCGTGAAAGAATGGGATGCCGAGATCCTCGAGCAAATCCCCGACGATCGCATCGCCTGGCGCAGTACGTCAGGAGCTCCGAATTCGGGCGTGGTTCATTTCCGCCCGGCCGACCAGAATCGCACGGTGGTGACCTTGCGCCTGAGCTATGAACCCGAGGGGGCGATGGAAAACATTGGCAGCGCCATGGGGGTGCTTTCCGGGCGGGTGGAAGCCGACCTGAGGAAGTTTAAGGACTTCATCCAGCATCGCGGCACCGAAACGGGTTCCTGGCGCGGCGAGATTCGGCACGGCGACCTGCGCGGCTCGGCATCGCTGGACGCAGCCGGAACTTCAGACACCAGCCGTCCGCCCGGTTCGACATCGCGCGGGCCGGAAACGAGTTTTCCGGGATAA
- a CDS encoding DUF883 domain-containing protein encodes METRSETDIERSTEKLLQDLREVVQDGEELLKAGAEDLSERGNAAREKLAAALEVARETQRRLQERAMEGAKAADRMIRENPYQSIGVAFGLGLLIGVLAGRR; translated from the coding sequence ATGGAAACACGAAGTGAGACAGACATTGAACGATCAACAGAGAAGCTTTTGCAGGATCTGCGCGAAGTGGTGCAGGACGGTGAGGAACTGCTGAAAGCGGGGGCCGAAGATTTGAGTGAGCGCGGTAACGCGGCCCGGGAGAAGCTTGCGGCGGCACTGGAAGTGGCGCGTGAGACCCAGCGGCGCTTGCAGGAGCGCGCAATGGAGGGGGCGAAGGCTGCAGACCGAATGATCCGCGAGAATCCCTATCAATCCATTGGCGTTGCATTCGGCCTTGGTCTTTTGATCGGCGTCCTCGCAGGCCGCCGTTAA